From the Hordeum vulgare subsp. vulgare chromosome 1H, MorexV3_pseudomolecules_assembly, whole genome shotgun sequence genome, the window CGgatgggtggtggtggtggacgtACCTGTAGGTGAGTCAGCTGCGCGGAGAGAGTGGTGGCCTCCGTCTGCAGGATCTGCACCTTGTGCTCCAGCTCGGCGATGTACCGCATCCGCCGCTCCTTGGACCGCGCCGCCGATTGCCTGTTGGCGAGCACCCTGCCAAGGGCCGGCGCAACATGTCAGTCCAGCTCGGTGGTAGCAGTAGCGCATTGATATGCATTGTGACTAGCTGTGACGGGGGCCTACCTCTTGACGCGCTTTGGGTCTGCGAGGGCCATCTCGGCGAGCTTCTCGTCGGCCATGATCCGCTTCATCTCGGCCGGGGTGAACTCGCCGCTGCCGAACTCCAGGCTGAACTTGCTGGGTTCCCCGCCGTTGGCCGAGAAGCTGAGCTTCCCCATGAGGCTGTCCATGGACAGGCTCCGCGCGTGCCGGGCCGCCGCGGCCGCCGTCGGCTCCCCGTCGGCATTCCTCTTCTTGCCGGCCTCGCCCCAGAGGAAGACCTGGCTCTCGACGCCGCCGTAGTCCTCCGACTCGTTCTCGCTGCTGTCGGCGCCGTTCGCGGGAGGCATGCTGCTCCCGCGGCTGTCCCCGTCGGAGCTGTTCAGCCCGTCCATGCCCTCCATGCTCATGAACGCGTTGAACAGCTCGTCGCCGCCTACGGCGCCGCCGCCGGGGAGCCCCCAGCCGGACTCCGTCTTGGGGGACGGCGGCGGGAAGTAGCCGAATGGGACGTCGCTGCGAGACCGGCGGTGCGCCTTGCGCGGCGCCGAGTCGTCCTGCATCCGCATGCACGCGTCCGCGACGTGCAGGGAGTGGGAGCCGGCCCCCGAGGGCGGCGTCGGCGGGAGCCCCGCCCGCTGCCTGCCGCCCTGCCCCTGCCCCGGCGCCATGCCCCTGCCGGGCGTGGGCAGCGGCGGCACGGCAGCCTGGACGTGGCGGTGCATCAGCTCGTTCGTGGTGCCCATGTTCCTGGCCGGCTTGGCAGAGCGGTGGCCTGGCGCGCGCGCTCTCGTCCCGTCCCGTCCCGTGTCGTGCGTTTGACGATGGAGGTGgtgggatgatgatgatgatgcgctCGTCTCGGCGGAGTTTGTTTCGCGCGGGGCGCCCGTGCCCACGCGGTTTCCAGGGCGTATTATAATCGGTGCGTCCCTTTTTCGTCCAGGTGGTGGCCCATCATCCCGTCTCGGGATTCTGCAGCCGGCAGCGGCAAGCGGCAGGAGCATCCGCTTCGGGCTGCCCGCCTGCTCAAGTTTTTTTACAGGGTTGGATTGGAAGAATGCTCAGGTGGTGTTTCTTTTCAAGGacctgatttttttttaattctaAGGACTAAAGAAAAAAATCCTTTTAAAAAAGTCATTTTTAGTCTTTTAAGGAAAAGTCCGTTCTGTTTCTTTACCTAGGGGTTAAAAGGGACTTTTTAATCTAGTCCGTGGATAAGGTTACACTTGTCGGAGGCTTGGGAGGGAACAGTGAAATTCGCGCGAGGGGCGTGCATGCCACCTGCACGGCCCGGAAGCTAGAAAAAGGCCACGAATCAAGCAGGATGCTCGATCGGTGTGGTATGGAAGAATAGGCGGAACGCCTCCAAGAAAGCGACTTTGGAAAAAACGGGTGGAgcccatgcatgcatgctgggGTACTTCAAGGATGACAATGCAGGGGTTCATCAAGATCCCGGTAGTTTTTATAAAACCAATCAAGATCCAAAGCCACAAATAGACTATAAATCTTCTCACGAGTGCCGCCAAGCCCTAACGATGCATTAATGCTGTGAGAAGGCGGATGTTCTATGCGAAGATTAGCGTTTAAGAAGGATGTTCTAAGATATAAATGTTGGTATAATACACTCAAGGAAATTGGTTATCTTAACATTTAACTAACGGTTTGCTTAATATTGTTGTTCATCATGAGTTGTTCGGGAGACACACTTTCTTTTCGATATGGTTTCTACCGTATCCTCAGGTCCGCTTGTGACCTCATGTTTTCTCCACTTATGTTTTTGCTAGACCAAGATTAGGTTCCTCTGTCTTTAGAATTTTTCCTCCTAATGTCGTGCAAGGCTAGATGAACATCAACGATCTCTTATGTatgtttcttttccttcttagATTCTTCACATAACATAACTGCACAATTATGTGTTTAAAATCCAAAGTGTGTGTTGGTCGCAGTGGAAGGGACGTGATGACCGGATGAGTCATTGACATAGGTGGTAAGATTGGGCTGAAAAGACGAATATGGTATGTGGAAGGTATATCGGGCCATGgtcggcccggcccggcccgaccTTGCCCACGGGTCGGTTGGGGCTGATAATCAAGCCTGACAGTCGGACCGGACCGGATTCGGGCTTGTGGAAACCCGATTTTACGCTTCGTCGGACAAGGCTTGCCGGGTCGGGCTTCTTCGGGCTCGGGTCGAGTCTGGGCCTAAAAATTAGGCCCGACGGCCAGGCCGGGTCGGGATCGGGCCCGGGTTTTGTACCACGTGTTCCTTTAGGCCCGGCCCGACCGGAGGTATGGCCAGGTAGAGTGAAAGGTATATAGAATACACATTTGATATGAACCACTAAAATATATATACCTTTGTTGCAATGTACGAATAATTAACTAGTGTTCGGAATAGTAGCATGTGTGTGCACATGTTTATAGGAATGTGCATGCATGTTTGTGTGTGAGCGCCTATGTATATACCATGTGTTTAAAAAGAACTGCAATCGGTTGTTTCATAGTCCCTAattgcatcatcatcgacaattaATCACAGTTCACTAACGCCCACCTTCACCGAGTACTGCAAAGAGTTCACGATTAGGCTCTACTTCAACGACATCACACTTTCGTAGGAACGAGCAGGTCAAATGAGCGAATGCCCTCGTTTTCAAAGGGCTCAATACTCGTACCTTCGACAAGCTTAAGAAGAGGtgtctcttggaaatatgccctagaggcaatgataaatagttattattttatttcctgtttaaagataatcgtttattatccatgctataactgtattgaatgaaaacatagatacatgtgtggatacatagacaaaacaatgtccctagcaagcctctagttggctagccagttgatcaatgatagtcaaggttttctcactatgtgcaagtgttgtcacttgataactggatcacatcatgtaatgccccaagagtgcatctttccctttttggaaccttctctatgtgggcccaccttgtcaatgatatgagagcttctatgtgttatgatttcatgtgtcaccttgtttattcttcctttgcatgcatgcattccatatcattccatgtgttatgtgtgatgccttgtgatgccttgtgatcttatgtgttggtgtgatccatgatggtgtggtgatgtgatgtgttagcttgtgtggagtatgcatgtgatagtaggaaaccatgttggtttgcactagggtttggaaaactcccccccccctctctctatttcatctcaaggtcaagtttcgcttgatccttttctgttttaaaaatgcccaacgtTTAGCATATTTTTGTGGTGGATTTGTAGATGTGAAGTTGCTGTTTTGATCCAAGTCTAAAAGgtgtaaatattcacaaaacagagcaaacatattctgttttgtaaatatttagttgctcctaaaattccttttctatttttcttcaatAGGGCCTAT encodes:
- the LOC123410755 gene encoding bZIP transcription factor 29-like; this encodes MGTTNELMHRHVQAAVPPLPTPGRGMAPGQGQGGRQRAGLPPTPPSGAGSHSLHVADACMRMQDDSAPRKAHRRSRSDVPFGYFPPPSPKTESGWGLPGGGAVGGDELFNAFMSMEGMDGLNSSDGDSRGSSMPPANGADSSENESEDYGGVESQVFLWGEAGKKRNADGEPTAAAAARHARSLSMDSLMGKLSFSANGGEPSKFSLEFGSGEFTPAEMKRIMADEKLAEMALADPKRVKRVLANRQSAARSKERRMRYIAELEHKVQILQTEATTLSAQLTHLQRDSSGLATHNNELKFRLQAMEQQAQLRDALNEALTGEVQRLKQSATSERGGDAASSGGLAQQMQLRCQNQMLEMHKQQQIPFYQLEQPEQTRESN